TCGCGGCCGAGCCCGGCACCGAGGACTTCCACGCGGGCAAGCGCGGCGCCTGCCGCTACTTCTTCCGCCATGAACTGCCCAAGACCGAAGCCCAGTTCACGCTCCTGGAGAGCCTGGACCGGACCGCTCTCGAACTGGACGAGAACGCCTTCTGACCGAGGGTCTCCCGACCCAGAAGTACAGGAACACCGAGCACACCGCCGCGAACGCGCACCACGTGGAGATGTACTCGTGCCGCCACAGCAGCACACACACCGTCGCCCCGACGGCGACCAGGACGCCGAAGAGGACCAGGCCCCGGTCGCCGGAGAGGAGCAGCGAGCCGACGGTGGCGAGCAGATATCCGGCGATGATCAGCTCGGGCCGGGGCAGACCGAACGCGTACCCGACCGTGTGGCCGCGGATCTCGGCCGTCACGGTGCGGGTCGCCAGGTAGTAGGAGAGCGCCGCCGACGTCGCGACGCCCGCCAGGAGCGGGATCAGCAGACGGCGGCGGGCGCTCGGGGGCCCCGCGCACAGCACCGCAAGCGGCAGCCAGAGAGGGAGCAGCGGCAGGGCGATCACGGCCCAGGCGACGGTGGCGGGGCCGGTGCCGCCGTCGGCGCGCCAGACCTGGGACTCGATGATCTGGTGCGCGCCGAGCAGCAGCGGGAGCGCGGCCATCGGCAGGTCGCGCGGGCGGCCCCCACGGGCCGCGCGGGTCACACAGGCGACCCCCACGGCTGCGACACCCACGCCTGCCACGAGATCGGCCGTCGCGCTCCAGCACATGATCCCCACGCTAGGGCCCCCGCCGCCCGGCGGCGCGGCGGGCGGTCCGGCGGGGTTACGCGGCCCCGCCCGGGTCGGGCTCGATGTTCTGGTTGAGGCGGAAGACGTTGTCCGGGTCGTACGCGGCCTTGACCCGCGCCAGGCGTGCGTAGTTCCCGCGGTAGCTCGCCCGCACCCGCTCCTGCCCCTCCTCCATCATCATGTTCACGTAGGCGCCGCCCGCCGAGTACGGGTGCAGCGCGTCGAAGTAGTCGACGGCCCAGCGCCTGATGAGGTCGGTGTTGGCCGGATCTGTGTCCACTCCCGCGTAGACACAGGCCCAGCGTGCGCCCCGGTAGCTCCACGCGGTGTCCGCGGAGCCGTGGTCGTGGGCGGCACCGTCGATGGGGTAGAGGTGCATCGTCGACTTCATGGTCGGCACGTCGGGGCCGAACTTGGCGTGCAGGGCGATGGCGTCGTCAGGGATCTCGTCGACGAAGTCCGCCCGCCAGTACCACTGGTCGCCGGGCGGGTAGAGCCCGTCG
This Streptomyces sp. NBC_01283 DNA region includes the following protein-coding sequences:
- a CDS encoding DUF6629 family protein; this encodes MCWSATADLVAGVGVAAVGVACVTRAARGGRPRDLPMAALPLLLGAHQIIESQVWRADGGTGPATVAWAVIALPLLPLWLPLAVLCAGPPSARRRLLIPLLAGVATSAALSYYLATRTVTAEIRGHTVGYAFGLPRPELIIAGYLLATVGSLLLSGDRGLVLFGVLVAVGATVCVLLWRHEYISTWCAFAAVCSVFLYFWVGRPSVRRRSRPVRERSGPGSPGA